A genomic window from Silene latifolia isolate original U9 population chromosome 11, ASM4854445v1, whole genome shotgun sequence includes:
- the LOC141613065 gene encoding uncharacterized protein LOC141613065, which translates to MSGDASATSVLPKIEPSSPYFVGQNDKPGDRITDVRLNLNNFDDWSYSVRTALKARRKFGFLNGTINEPKPPCTPEDWDTVQALLVSWLMNTIEPEVKALLPNYENPKLLWDDINDRFSIVDGPRIQQIKSGLHECRQTESMTVAMYYGKLCQLWDELDTFEPIITCQCRKCECNIGK; encoded by the coding sequence ATGTCTGGCGATGCCTCTGCAACGTCTGTACTACCCAAAATAGAACCCTCGTCTCCTTACTTTGTCGGTCAGAATGACAAACCTGGAGACCGTATTACTGATGTTCGTTTGAATCTCAATAACTTTGATGATTGGTCGTATTCAGTCCGTACCGCTCTTAAAGCACGTCGCAAATTTGGCTTTCTCAACGGCACCATCAACGAACCCAAACCACCTTGCACTCCGGAGGATTGGGATACCGTTCAAGCCCTGCTCGTTTCGTGGCTCATGAACACAATTGAACCGGAGGTAAAGGCTCTTCTTCCTAATTATGAAAATCCCAAATTACTGTGGGATGATATTAATGACCGTTTTAGCATCGTTGATGGCCCTCGTATTCAACAAATAAAATCGGGTCTTCATGAATGTCGACAAACTGAGTCCATGACTGTTGCTATGTACTATGGAAAACTTTGTCAATTATGGGATGAATTGGACACTTTCGAACCAATCATCACCTGCCAATGCCGTAAGTGCGAGTGTAACATCGGTAAGTAA